CTGTGGCGCGGACACGCTGTCGTCGCCCATCCCGCGCCGGCGCGGGCGGCCGGGGGATCCGGATCGGCTTCGGCCCGGATCCCCCGGCCCCTGTTGTCACTCACTGTCATCGCACTGGCTCCTGCCGTCCCTCACGGGGTGTCAGAAGCGTGCTCCATCCGGCCCCTTCGGGGCGGTCCGGACGGCCGGGGGCGCGGACCCGCCGCAGAGTTGGCGGAATGTCCGTGTCCCCGACGAGAGGGTCCCTCATCGTGCGTGTCCCCTCGCTGACGCTCGCCGCTGCCGGAGCCGCTCTGCTCGCCCCGGCCGCGCTGCCCGTCCCGGCCGCCGCCATCGCGCCCCGGGAGCGGCCCCTGGCCCGCGGCCAGGTCGCCGTGGCCGCCACCGACCTGCTGGCCGGGCTGGGCGAGTGCCACAAGATCTCCCGTGGCCGATACCGCACCGACGACGGCCGCCCCGCGACGGTGTCCATCTGCGACACCCCGGACGCCGTCTTCTGGAAGGCCGACCTGGACATCGACTGCGACGGGCAGTCCACCCCCCGCTGCAACCCCCGCACCGACCCGCAGTTCGCCACCATGACCGCCTACCAGCAGTCCGACGGCCGCAATCTGAACGCCGAGACCCTGCCTTACATCGTGGTACCGGCCCCGAGCCGCATCTGGAACCCTCGCGATCAGGGCGTACAGGGCGGTTCCGTGGCCGCCGTCGTCTACCGGGGGCGGGTGCAGTACGCCGTGGTCGGTGACACCGGTCCGCGTGACGAAATCGGCGAGGCCTCCTACGCCACCGCCCGTGGCCTCGGTATCCGGACCGACCCGAGCGGCGGCGGGGCGCCTTCCGGTGTCACCTACATCGTCTTCAAGAACTCCCGCGTGGATCCGATCCAGGACCGCGCGGCGGCGACGGCCATCGGGGAACGGCTGGCCAGACTGCTCGTCGCATCGCACATCGAGTGACCGCGCATGGAGTGGCCGCGGGCTAGTGGCCGTGGACATGCGGACGCGGCGAGCCGACGCGGGCAGGTGGCCAGCCGGGCCCCGTGGCCGGGTCACACCTTGCGGTAGCCGTACGCCTCCGTCGCCGCGGCCTCCACCGCGTCCAGGTCGGCACCCGCGGCGGCGGTGACCACCGCGGCCACCGCGCCCTCGACGAACGGCGCGTCCACCAGCCGTGTGCCGTCCGGCAGTTCGTCGCCCTCGGCGATCAGGGTCTTCACGGTGAGCACGGCACTGCCCAGGTCGGTGAGCACCGCGATCCCGGCCCCCCGGTCCACCGAGGCGGCGGCGGCGCAGATCAGCTCGGCGCTGGTGCCGAGCCCGCCACCCTCGACACCGCCCGCCGTGGCCACGGGAACCGCCGGGGCCCCGCCCGCCAGACCCTTCGCCAGCTCGGCGACCGAGGCGGCCACCTCCGCGCTGTGCGACACCAGTACGATCCCGACCACCTTCTCGTCGCTCACCGTCAGCCCCCCGCCCCCGCGGCCGCTTCTTCCAGTCCGGCGATGAGCAGCGCCGACGAGGTCGCTCCCGGGTCCTGGTGGCCGATGCTGCGGGCGCCGAGATAACTCGCCCGGCCCTTGCGGGCCTGCAGCGGGGTGGTGGCCACCGCGCCCTCCTCGGCGGCGGCCCGCGCGGCGGCGAAGCCGTCGCCGAGCGCGTCCACGGCGGGCACCAGGGCGTCGATCATGGTCTTGTCGCCGGGGGCCGCCCCGCCGAGCGCCATCACCCCGTCCACGCCCGCGCGCAGTGCCTCCGCCAGCTGCGCCTCGCTGACCTCGGGGGCGTCGCCGAGCGCCTTGCCGGTCCGGCGCAGCAGCGTGCCGTACAGCGGCCCGGAGGCGCCGCCCACCGTCGAGATGAGCTGTCGCCCGGCGAGGACCAGGATCGCGCCCGGGGTCTCCGGCGCCTCCTTCTCCAGGGCGGTCGCCACGGCCGTGAAGCCGCGCTGCAGATTGCTGCCGTGGTCGGCGTCCCCGATGGGCGAGTCGAGGGCGGTGAGCCGCTCCGCCTCACGGTTGACGGACGCGGTGGCCGCAGCCATCCAACGGCGGAAGAAGTCGGCGTCGAGCACTGGATCTCCTCGCGTGGTAGGGGGGTTGACCGGCGTGGTACGGGTGATGGTCGCCTCGTCCGCCGTATCACATCCCCCAGCGCAGCGCCGGGGTCTTCACCGGCGCGTCCCACAACCGCAGCAGTTCCTCGTCGGCCTGACAGAGCGTCACCGAGGCACCCGCCATGTCCAGGGAGGTGACGTAGTTGCCGACGAGTGTGCGGGCCACGGGCACCCCGCGCTCGCGCAGCACCCGCTGCACCTCGGCGTTGAAGCCGAACAGCTCCAGCAGCGGGGTGGCGCCCATGCCGTTGACCAGCACCAGCACGGGGCTGTGCGGCGGCATGTCCTCCAGGAGCGCGTTCACCGCGAAGTCGGCGATCTCCCCGGAGGTCATCATCGGCCGCCGCTCCCGGCCCGGCTCGCCGTGGATGCCGATGCCCAACTCCAGCTCACCGTCCGGCAGTTCGAAGGTGGGGCTGCCCTTCGCCGGGGTCGTACAGGCGCTGAGCGCGACACCGAAGCTCCGGGAGTTCTCGTTCACCTGACGCCCGATGGCCTCGACCCGCTCCAGCGGCTGCCCCTCGGCCGCCGCGGCGCCCGCGATCTTCTCCACGAACAGCGTCGCGCCGGTGCCGCGCCGGCCGGCCGTGTAGAGGCTGTCGGTGACCGCGATGTCGTCGTTCACCAGCACCTTGGCGACCTGGATACCCTCGTCCTCGGCCAGTTCGGCGGCCATGTCGAAGTTGAGCACGTCGCCGGTGTAGTTCTTCACGATGAACAGCACCCCGGCGCCGCTGTCCACGGCGGCCGCGGCCCGCGCCATCTGGTCCGGCACGGGCGAGGTGAACACCTCTCCGGGACAGGCGGCGCACAGCATGCCCGGGCCGACGAACCCGCCGTGCAGCGGCTCGTGCCCCGACCCGCCACCGGACACCAGCGCGACCTGCCCGGCCACCGGGGCGTCCCGGCGGACGATGACCCGGTTCTCCACGTCCACGGTCAGATCGGGATACGCGGCCGCCATCCCGCGCAGCGCGTCCGCCACAACGGTCTCCGGCACGTTGATCAGCATCCTCATCGGTATCTCCTAGTGCGCCTTGCGGGAGCTGGGTGGAGTACGGAGCTAAAGGCAGTATCGACCTTGGACCAGGTGAGGTCACGCGGGACGCCCGTGGTCACGGTGCGCGACGGGCGTCCCTCGAACCGTGAGCGGTTCATGTGCCGGCGCTGCACACGCAACGCGCCCGGCAGAAACGGGAATCCGTGCCGGCCGCCGTCCGGCTTCCGGTGCTTTCCCGTACTGCGCCACGGGGTTCGACCGCCCGGAGTCGCGGCCAGTCGCCGCTCGTCATGACGTCGTTCCGAGCGGCGGCCCCGGCTCTCGCCGCGGGCGCGGTCCGCATCGGCCGGGCCGTCCGGGGAACTCGGGCGTCCGGAGACGGAGGCCCCCGAGGGGCGCAGGAGGTGCCGTCGCCGTGGACGACCGGGAGATGTGGGAGATGTGGGCGATGTACGACGAGGTACGGCTGTCGCCGCGTGAACGGCTCGTGCTGCTGCAGATCGAGAAGGGCCTCCGGCAGGACCGCCGGTTCGCGCGCCGCATGGGCGACGCGCCCGGCGAAGTGTGGCTGCCGGTGGCCGTGCTGCTGCTCGGCATCGCCTCGGCGTTCGTGGCCGTCGTGGGCGTCCGCACCTCGGACCCCGCCCTGCTCTGCTGCTTCGCACTGCTCTGGCCCCTCACCCTCGTCCAGGCATTGAGCCTCCTGTGCCGAGCGCTCCGCCACCGGACAGGTTCTGGAAATCAGGTGCGGCCGTGGCTCTGAGGGGGGGGCGGGCCCGGCGCCCGGGGGCATCGCTCTGAGCCGCCGGCGACTCGGCCGGTGCCTGGCGGTGAGAGCGGGCCCATGGTGTGCGGGAGGCGAGCGCCTGGGCCTGGTGCCTGGCTGTCCGGCGCCGGGAGGTTGTGGGCGGACGTGTGGGGCTGAGATGCCGGTGAGCGGTGAGCGGTGAGCGTGAGCGGTGGCCGGTGGCCGGTGGGCGGTGACCCGGTCGGGGGCGGAGCCCGTGCCCGGTCAGGTCAGGCCGCCGCCGTGCCCCAGGCTCGAGCGCCGCCCCGAGGTCCCTGCTCCGGCCGGTCAAGAGGCGGCCCCGGGCTTGCTCGGCCACTCGGGCCCGCGCCCGGCCAGGTCGCGGGCCGCTGCCGATGTCGACCAGTTGCCCCGACCCCCTTGCTACGGGCCAGGCCGACCGGAGGTCGCCCTCAGGCTCGACCAGTCACAAGTCACCAGTCAACAGCGCCCCCGGGGCCCTGCTCGCGCCGCCCCCCGGAGCCTTGCCCAACGGCCAGGCCAACCGGTTCCTGCCCT
Above is a genomic segment from Streptomyces fodineus containing:
- a CDS encoding glycoside hydrolase family 75 protein, with the protein product MRVPSLTLAAAGAALLAPAALPVPAAAIAPRERPLARGQVAVAATDLLAGLGECHKISRGRYRTDDGRPATVSICDTPDAVFWKADLDIDCDGQSTPRCNPRTDPQFATMTAYQQSDGRNLNAETLPYIVVPAPSRIWNPRDQGVQGGSVAAVVYRGRVQYAVVGDTGPRDEIGEASYATARGLGIRTDPSGGGAPSGVTYIVFKNSRVDPIQDRAAATAIGERLARLLVASHIE
- a CDS encoding PTS-dependent dihydroxyacetone kinase phosphotransferase subunit DhaM; this translates as MSDEKVVGIVLVSHSAEVAASVAELAKGLAGGAPAVPVATAGGVEGGGLGTSAELICAAAASVDRGAGIAVLTDLGSAVLTVKTLIAEGDELPDGTRLVDAPFVEGAVAAVVTAAAGADLDAVEAAATEAYGYRKV
- the dhaL gene encoding dihydroxyacetone kinase subunit DhaL translates to MLDADFFRRWMAAATASVNREAERLTALDSPIGDADHGSNLQRGFTAVATALEKEAPETPGAILVLAGRQLISTVGGASGPLYGTLLRRTGKALGDAPEVSEAQLAEALRAGVDGVMALGGAAPGDKTMIDALVPAVDALGDGFAAARAAAEEGAVATTPLQARKGRASYLGARSIGHQDPGATSSALLIAGLEEAAAGAGG
- the dhaK gene encoding dihydroxyacetone kinase subunit DhaK — encoded protein: MRMLINVPETVVADALRGMAAAYPDLTVDVENRVIVRRDAPVAGQVALVSGGGSGHEPLHGGFVGPGMLCAACPGEVFTSPVPDQMARAAAAVDSGAGVLFIVKNYTGDVLNFDMAAELAEDEGIQVAKVLVNDDIAVTDSLYTAGRRGTGATLFVEKIAGAAAAEGQPLERVEAIGRQVNENSRSFGVALSACTTPAKGSPTFELPDGELELGIGIHGEPGRERRPMMTSGEIADFAVNALLEDMPPHSPVLVLVNGMGATPLLELFGFNAEVQRVLRERGVPVARTLVGNYVTSLDMAGASVTLCQADEELLRLWDAPVKTPALRWGM
- a CDS encoding DUF3040 domain-containing protein, with product MDDREMWEMWAMYDEVRLSPRERLVLLQIEKGLRQDRRFARRMGDAPGEVWLPVAVLLLGIASAFVAVVGVRTSDPALLCCFALLWPLTLVQALSLLCRALRHRTGSGNQVRPWL